A genomic stretch from Candidatus Methylomirabilota bacterium includes:
- a CDS encoding acetamidase/formamidase family protein: protein MDHRLDAEQVHYEWNNALPPRLAIEPGDTVVFDTRDAADRYYRPDSTHADVLARGPFRGHPLTGPVAVKGARPGDVLVVEILEVKPAAFGWTAIRPGRGLLPESDFGKPFLQIWDLSDGTHARAGGRVAVPLAPFPGVMGTALDEAGGHSTMPPRKNGGNMDIKQLTAGATLYLPVWVDGALFSVGDTHAIQGDGEVCVTAVEMSGRVTARFGLERGRHLAEPQLRTTRAPSAAAPAGSWFATTAHGPDLFAASQQAVRYMIDHLVRERGLSREEAYILCSVTVDLKISEIVDAPNWIVSAFLPEGVFV, encoded by the coding sequence ATGGACCATCGCCTCGACGCCGAGCAGGTGCACTACGAGTGGAACAACGCGCTGCCCCCGCGGCTCGCCATCGAGCCGGGGGACACCGTCGTCTTCGACACCCGGGATGCGGCCGACCGCTACTACCGGCCCGATTCCACCCACGCCGACGTGCTCGCGCGCGGCCCCTTCCGCGGCCACCCGCTCACCGGGCCGGTGGCGGTGAAGGGCGCGCGCCCGGGCGACGTGCTGGTGGTCGAGATCCTCGAGGTGAAGCCGGCCGCATTCGGCTGGACCGCGATCCGCCCCGGGCGCGGGCTCCTGCCCGAGTCCGACTTCGGCAAGCCGTTCCTGCAGATCTGGGACCTGAGCGACGGCACCCACGCCCGCGCGGGCGGCCGCGTCGCGGTGCCCCTCGCCCCGTTCCCGGGCGTGATGGGGACCGCGCTCGACGAGGCCGGCGGCCACAGCACCATGCCGCCGCGGAAGAACGGCGGCAACATGGACATCAAGCAGCTCACCGCGGGCGCGACGCTCTATCTGCCGGTGTGGGTGGACGGAGCCCTCTTCAGCGTCGGCGACACCCACGCGATCCAGGGCGACGGCGAGGTGTGCGTGACCGCGGTGGAGATGAGCGGCCGGGTCACCGCCCGCTTCGGCCTCGAGCGCGGTCGTCACTTGGCCGAGCCGCAGCTGCGCACCACGCGCGCGCCGTCGGCGGCCGCGCCGGCCGGCTCGTGGTTCGCCACCACCGCGCACGGGCCCGATCTGTTCGCGGCCTCCCAGCAGGCGGTCCGCTACATGATCGATCATCTCGTGCGCGAGCGGGGGCTGTCCCGCGAGGAGGCCTACATCCTCTGCAGCGTCACGGTGGACCTCAAGATCAGCGAGATCGTCGACGCCCCCAACTGGATCGTCTCGGCATTCCTGCCCGAGGGCGTATTCGTCTGA
- the tenA gene encoding thiaminase II, producing MAFTATLWRSIEPIYAAILAHPFLRGLTDGSLPHEAFRFYAVQDALYLRDFARALALAAARAPREEWIIMFNEHAAGALKVEKTLHESFFKEFGLSPQAVAATPPSPTNLAYTSYLLATAHGGPFHEAVAALLPCYWIYWEVGKTLERSGSRDPLFARWIGTYASEEFGSVVREVLGCVDALAADLREPERDRMTRHFVTTSRYEWMFWDMGWRREAWPV from the coding sequence GTGGCGTTCACCGCGACGCTCTGGCGCTCCATCGAGCCGATCTACGCGGCGATCCTCGCGCACCCGTTCCTGCGCGGCCTCACCGACGGCTCGCTCCCCCACGAGGCCTTCCGCTTCTACGCGGTGCAGGACGCGCTCTACCTGCGCGACTTCGCCCGCGCGCTGGCCCTGGCCGCGGCCCGCGCGCCACGCGAGGAGTGGATCATCATGTTCAACGAGCACGCCGCCGGCGCGCTCAAGGTGGAGAAGACGCTCCACGAGTCGTTCTTCAAGGAGTTCGGCCTGTCGCCGCAGGCGGTGGCGGCCACCCCGCCGAGCCCGACGAACCTGGCCTACACGTCCTACCTGCTGGCCACCGCCCACGGGGGGCCGTTCCACGAGGCGGTCGCCGCGCTGCTGCCCTGCTACTGGATCTACTGGGAGGTCGGCAAGACCCTCGAGCGGTCCGGCTCGCGCGATCCGCTGTTCGCGCGCTGGATCGGGACGTACGCCTCCGAGGAGTTCGGCTCGGTGGTCCGCGAGGTCCTCGGGTGCGTCGACGCGCTGGCCGCCGACCTGCGCGAGCCGGAGCGCGATCGCATGACGCGGCACTTCGTGACGACCAGTCGCTACGAGTGGATGTTCTGGGACATGGGCTGGCGGCGTGAAGCCTGGCCGGTGTGA
- a CDS encoding ABC transporter substrate-binding protein, with translation MTRPRYHLACVLAVVLASSAPVGAADTVKLGDLPSISNAGIYIALEKGYFQERGVIVETERFASAGKLIAPLASGQLDVSVGSPTADLFNSIAGGMDFKIVADKGQVGPGYDFTPLIVRKDLLDSGKVNSLRDLKGMKIATGTKGTPLDFFLARTMEHAGLDYDAVAVVNMSHADGVKALASKAVEAVFAPEPWGAKAEKHKVGVRYFLTDQVPAIATFQVGVLMYSGRLIKERPRAGRAFLQAYLQGVKVYHDRGLQDPEVAGILSKHLKLPVETIQATYPVYLERSGKPRVQDLVALQDWFHRMGWVKENLPMSQVVDLSFLE, from the coding sequence ATGACCCGACCTCGCTACCACCTCGCCTGCGTGCTGGCCGTCGTGCTCGCGTCCTCGGCTCCCGTCGGTGCCGCCGACACCGTGAAGCTCGGCGACCTGCCCTCCATCTCCAACGCCGGCATCTACATCGCGCTGGAGAAGGGCTATTTCCAGGAGCGCGGCGTGATCGTGGAGACCGAGCGGTTCGCCTCCGCGGGCAAGCTGATCGCGCCGCTGGCCAGCGGCCAGCTCGACGTCTCGGTGGGGTCGCCCACGGCCGACCTCTTCAACTCGATCGCCGGCGGCATGGACTTCAAGATCGTGGCCGACAAAGGCCAGGTGGGCCCGGGGTACGACTTCACGCCACTGATCGTCCGGAAGGATCTGCTGGACTCGGGCAAGGTGAACAGCCTCCGGGACCTGAAGGGCATGAAGATCGCCACCGGGACCAAGGGCACCCCGCTGGACTTCTTCCTGGCCCGGACGATGGAGCACGCGGGCCTCGACTACGACGCGGTCGCGGTCGTGAACATGTCGCACGCGGACGGCGTCAAGGCGCTGGCCAGCAAGGCCGTCGAGGCGGTCTTCGCGCCGGAGCCGTGGGGCGCGAAGGCCGAGAAGCACAAGGTCGGCGTCCGCTACTTCCTGACCGACCAAGTCCCGGCGATCGCCACGTTCCAGGTCGGGGTGCTGATGTACAGCGGCAGGCTCATCAAGGAGCGACCCAGGGCGGGCCGCGCGTTTCTGCAGGCATACCTGCAGGGCGTGAAGGTCTACCACGACCGAGGCCTGCAGGATCCCGAGGTAGCCGGCATCCTCTCGAAGCACTTGAAGCTTCCGGTCGAGACCATCCAGGCGACCTATCCGGTCTACCTCGAGCGGAGCGGCAAGCCGCGCGTGCAGGACCTGGTCGCCTTGCAGGACTGGTTCCACCGGATGGGCTGGGTGAAGGAAAATCTGCCGATGAGCCAGGTGGTGGATCTGTCGTTCCTGGAATAG